In the Coleofasciculus chthonoplastes PCC 7420 genome, one interval contains:
- a CDS encoding DUF4926 domain-containing protein has protein sequence MDYELYSDVILLGDSPEAGLYAGDIGTVVEKHNVAELETGYSVEFFDRLGNTVAVMTLPASSLRSPTHADRPTVRDCISDL, from the coding sequence ATGGATTACGAACTTTATTCAGACGTTATCTTGCTTGGCGATAGTCCTGAAGCTGGACTTTATGCAGGTGATATCGGTACAGTTGTCGAAAAACATAACGTTGCTGAATTAGAAACGGGTTATAGTGTTGAATTCTTTGATAGGTTAGGCAATACCGTAGCCGTTATGACTCTACCTGCAAGTTCCCTCCGTTCACCAACTCATGCAGACCGACCAACGGTTAGAGACTGTATCTCTGATTTATGA